The following coding sequences lie in one Eubacterium ventriosum genomic window:
- the tilS gene encoding tRNA lysidine(34) synthetase TilS: MKNKVLNFINKNKILQYGDSVILGVSGGADSICMLYLLKDISSEMNLTLYVVHINHHIRGKQAQHDADYVKDVCRKLNVDFKQIDADVPLMVKQTGMTEEEAGRQARYKAFFERAIEVKIKEKKQAKNQTKKPDESRKLSLKENKENSAKEDGIKKNDPKERKNSYNNIKIAVAHNLNDNSETVLFNLFRGTGIKGLTGIPVRRDMIVRPLLCCTRQEIEHYLKSKNISYCSDATNKETEYSRNKIRLELLPYIKNNINKKAEYNIVNAAENLNEIWDYLNRQAAEEYNRYVKDEVLDEKAFNLHPAVLNQVVRKMIENGAGKLKDITRKHVLLVVGLKDMNVSKTVDLPYNLVATRLYHGISIKKKSDESNQEKTMEQCLLKNGKIHNTENVTITIENNSFSSENIQELLYTKWFDYDKIKQLTVRTRRPGDFITVDENGGRKKLKDYFINEKIPKAQRDEILLLADGSHVVWVIGYRISAYYKVTETTKNILRADYIEED; encoded by the coding sequence ATGAAAAATAAGGTATTGAATTTTATAAATAAAAATAAAATATTACAATATGGAGACAGCGTCATACTGGGGGTTTCCGGAGGCGCTGATTCCATTTGTATGCTTTATCTTCTAAAAGACATTAGCAGTGAAATGAATCTGACTCTTTATGTGGTGCATATTAATCATCACATTAGAGGAAAACAGGCTCAGCACGATGCTGATTACGTAAAAGATGTGTGTAGAAAGCTGAATGTGGATTTTAAGCAGATTGATGCAGATGTTCCACTTATGGTTAAGCAGACAGGTATGACGGAGGAAGAGGCAGGCCGTCAGGCAAGATATAAGGCTTTTTTTGAACGAGCCATAGAAGTAAAAATTAAAGAAAAAAAACAAGCTAAGAATCAGACTAAAAAACCAGATGAAAGCCGAAAACTAAGCTTAAAAGAGAATAAGGAAAACTCAGCAAAAGAAGATGGCATTAAGAAAAATGACCCAAAAGAAAGAAAAAACAGTTACAACAATATCAAAATTGCCGTTGCCCACAACTTAAATGATAACAGCGAAACCGTGCTGTTTAATCTTTTTAGGGGAACAGGCATAAAGGGACTTACGGGAATCCCGGTTAGAAGAGATATGATTGTGCGTCCTCTCTTGTGTTGTACAAGACAGGAGATTGAGCATTATTTGAAATCTAAAAATATTTCATATTGCAGTGATGCAACCAACAAAGAAACAGAATACAGCCGTAATAAGATACGTTTGGAGCTTTTGCCTTATATAAAAAATAATATAAATAAAAAAGCTGAGTATAATATTGTAAACGCTGCAGAAAATTTAAATGAAATTTGGGATTATTTAAATAGGCAGGCAGCTGAGGAATATAACAGATATGTTAAGGATGAAGTTTTGGATGAGAAGGCATTTAACCTTCACCCGGCAGTTTTGAATCAGGTTGTAAGAAAGATGATTGAGAATGGAGCAGGAAAGCTAAAGGATATTACAAGGAAACACGTGCTTTTGGTTGTGGGGTTGAAAGATATGAATGTGTCCAAAACAGTTGATTTGCCATACAATCTTGTGGCAACAAGACTTTATCACGGAATATCAATAAAAAAGAAAAGTGATGAATCGAATCAGGAAAAAACAATGGAACAGTGTTTGTTAAAGAATGGTAAGATTCATAATACTGAAAATGTAACAATAACCATTGAAAATAATAGTTTTTCTTCTGAAAATATTCAGGAATTATTGTATACGAAATGGTTTGATTATGATAAAATAAAACAATTGACTGTTAGAACTCGCAGACCAGGTGATTTTATAACAGTTGATGAAAACGGAGGCAGAAAGAAGCTGAAGGATTATTTTATTAATGAGAAAATTCCAAAGGCGCAAAGGGATGAGATTCTTTTGCTGGCTGATGGAAGTCATGTGGTTTGGGTAATCGGATATAGAATAAGTGCTTATTACAAGGTTACTGAAACTACAAAGAATATTTTAAGAGCAGATTATATTGAAGAAGATTAG
- a CDS encoding SpoIIE family protein phosphatase, which yields MKQKVAKPIVLLMIAVGVCMIPMLGYYPLVQSWYGAMCNVKGLAVLGWPVMIYVILQNEGVLCAVKYGWMLGATGLFLVQYKRVSEKYNPFTVAFITTLIGGIMEAMDWFMNGMIKEELYALIPIVLLTWSTTVIFSVLIKNFMWHIQGRKNYYSRLRHQQIIRNEKMMQTSKAFKDLAIKIQNMSGIEEDDQGLMDAAVEFDINENMCKGCANGQIQYLERAKLNYLWYNKMLETREAMAIQLNEMADIIEYYTKPVSQEKRNLFGMENYLKRRLRDEKIIARRVSISENSKGKLEIHIVARKKKRAKVTTDAMCKIISNVIGQPMRFSVKENSQLMNYFNEYLFLEQVNFSTASGSVKKVKQNQEMSGDNYTYMELDSGATFMSICDGMGSGPRAEAYSEVVIDLLEQLLESGFTEQTALKLINSVLLTGNQWQEPAAVDMALFDRYSGTCQFLKMGAACTYIKRGGWVECIKSTSLPMGIFEQVDMETITKKLYAGDFIIMISDGIVDSLECTDREEAMGRIIMDIKTASPREMALEIMNRALQMSKGIPKDDMTVLCTGIWEN from the coding sequence ATGAAACAAAAAGTAGCAAAACCGATAGTGCTACTAATGATTGCGGTTGGAGTCTGTATGATTCCAATGCTTGGATACTATCCGTTAGTTCAAAGTTGGTATGGCGCAATGTGTAACGTAAAAGGGCTTGCGGTGTTAGGATGGCCGGTAATGATTTATGTGATTTTACAAAACGAGGGGGTATTGTGTGCAGTAAAATACGGCTGGATGCTTGGTGCCACAGGACTTTTTCTTGTGCAATATAAAAGAGTTAGCGAAAAATACAATCCGTTTACGGTAGCCTTTATAACAACACTAATTGGAGGAATAATGGAAGCCATGGACTGGTTTATGAATGGAATGATAAAAGAAGAGCTGTATGCCCTGATTCCCATTGTTCTGCTAACATGGTCTACCACAGTAATTTTTTCAGTACTAATCAAAAACTTTATGTGGCATATACAGGGCAGAAAAAATTACTATTCAAGACTTAGGCATCAGCAAATTATAAGGAATGAAAAAATGATGCAAACATCTAAAGCTTTTAAGGATTTGGCAATAAAAATCCAAAATATGTCAGGCATTGAGGAGGACGACCAGGGACTTATGGATGCAGCGGTGGAGTTTGATATCAATGAAAATATGTGCAAGGGCTGTGCAAATGGGCAGATTCAATATTTGGAAAGGGCGAAGCTTAACTATCTTTGGTACAATAAAATGCTGGAAACAAGGGAGGCAATGGCAATTCAGCTTAATGAAATGGCAGACATTATTGAATACTATACCAAGCCTGTTTCACAGGAAAAAAGAAATCTGTTTGGTATGGAAAATTATTTAAAAAGGAGGTTAAGGGACGAAAAAATTATTGCAAGAAGAGTTTCTATTTCGGAGAACAGTAAGGGAAAATTGGAAATTCACATTGTGGCAAGAAAAAAGAAAAGGGCAAAAGTTACAACAGATGCAATGTGTAAAATAATTTCTAATGTAATAGGCCAGCCAATGAGATTTTCCGTAAAGGAAAATAGTCAGCTAATGAATTATTTTAATGAATATCTTTTTTTGGAACAAGTTAATTTCTCTACGGCAAGTGGAAGTGTAAAGAAGGTGAAGCAGAATCAGGAAATGTCAGGTGACAATTATACGTATATGGAGCTGGACAGCGGTGCAACTTTTATGAGCATATGCGATGGAATGGGCTCAGGCCCAAGGGCGGAGGCCTACAGCGAAGTTGTAATTGATTTGCTGGAGCAACTTTTGGAAAGTGGTTTTACGGAGCAGACAGCATTAAAGCTAATTAACTCAGTTTTGCTTACGGGAAATCAGTGGCAGGAGCCGGCGGCAGTCGATATGGCATTGTTTGACAGATATTCCGGCACGTGCCAGTTCCTGAAAATGGGAGCTGCATGCACATATATAAAAAGAGGTGGCTGGGTGGAATGCATTAAGTCAACATCCCTGCCAATGGGGATTTTTGAACAGGTTGATATGGAAACCATTACGAAAAAACTTTATGCCGGGGATTTTATTATAATGATTTCCGACGGAATAGTAGATTCCCTTGAGTGTACCGACAGAGAGGAGGCAATGGGAAGGATAATTATGGATATTAAAACTGCCAGTCCAAGGGAAATGGCACTGGAGATTATGAACAGAGCTTTGCAAATGTCAAAAGGAATTCCAAAAGATGATATGACAGTTTTGTGCACCGGGATATGGGAAAATTAG
- a CDS encoding septum formation initiator family protein, producing MEENKRAAGRLNEIRQRRIRNRRMIVGISFVVFAFCIVMGIQMVQKNSNLKKLKEQESKLAQQYQQELQISENLKDKEQYVHTDEYLEEMARKLGLLYPDEVIFKPED from the coding sequence ATGGAAGAAAACAAAAGAGCGGCAGGAAGGTTAAATGAGATTCGTCAGCGAAGAATAAGAAACAGACGAATGATAGTTGGAATATCTTTTGTTGTTTTTGCCTTTTGTATTGTTATGGGAATACAGATGGTACAAAAAAATAGTAACTTAAAGAAGCTTAAAGAGCAGGAAAGTAAGCTTGCACAACAGTATCAGCAGGAATTGCAAATATCTGAGAACCTTAAGGATAAGGAACAGTACGTACATACAGACGAATATTTGGAAGAAATGGCAAGAAAGCTAGGATTGTTATATCCTGATGAAGTAATCTTTAAGCCGGAAGACTAA
- the yabQ gene encoding spore cortex biosynthesis protein YabQ encodes MSPAINEELLVLAMCAYGGLVLMVCYDAIRIFRRVFRASIIRVIVEDVIFWTVAALFIFQIFFKYNYGRPRYYGVIAVLGTMALFEWLVGKRVVEKCAVILTKIMKTLLKPLKKLKKVITIKSKSILTKHKSRKNSHTNKNTKNKKTDKRQKELTYKKSKSQKKTGQRLKV; translated from the coding sequence ATGAGTCCTGCAATAAATGAGGAACTTCTTGTTCTTGCGATGTGTGCATATGGCGGACTTGTTCTTATGGTTTGCTATGATGCCATAAGAATATTTAGGAGAGTTTTTAGAGCCTCCATAATTAGGGTTATTGTAGAAGATGTTATCTTTTGGACAGTGGCGGCACTTTTTATATTTCAAATATTTTTTAAGTACAACTACGGAAGACCAAGATATTATGGAGTGATAGCCGTTCTTGGAACAATGGCATTGTTTGAGTGGCTTGTGGGAAAGAGAGTTGTTGAAAAATGTGCAGTGATTTTGACAAAAATTATGAAGACATTGTTAAAACCGTTGAAAAAACTAAAAAAAGTGATTACTATAAAAAGTAAGAGTATTCTGACAAAACATAAAAGCAGAAAAAACAGTCATACAAATAAAAATACAAAAAATAAAAAGACGGATAAACGTCAGAAAGAATTAACATATAAAAAGAGCAAAAGTCAGAAGAAAACAGGACAAAGACTGAAAGTTTAA
- the yabP gene encoding sporulation protein YabP: protein MEQSLGSKQNLGSKQNQITKPHKLVLDNRKRTNLTGIEDVVEFDTTQIVLESSMGMLVIKGADLKITRLSIEKGEADIDGSVNSVIYSQIKNYGEKGKSVLKRMFS, encoded by the coding sequence ATGGAACAAAGTTTAGGTTCAAAACAGAATTTAGGTTCAAAGCAAAATCAAATAACTAAACCACATAAGCTGGTTTTGGACAACAGAAAGAGAACAAACTTAACAGGAATAGAGGACGTTGTTGAATTTGATACCACACAGATAGTGCTGGAATCATCTATGGGAATGTTGGTTATTAAAGGAGCGGACTTGAAAATTACCAGACTTAGCATCGAAAAAGGAGAGGCTGATATTGATGGTAGTGTGAATAGCGTTATTTATTCTCAGATAAAGAACTATGGTGAAAAAGGTAAGTCGGTTTTGAAGAGGATGTTTAGTTAA
- a CDS encoding RNA-binding S4 domain-containing protein: MRIDKFLKVSRIIKRRTVANEACDAGRVLVNDRVVKASYDVKVNDIIQIQFGQRTVKVQVLNLNETVKKENATEMYKDLS, translated from the coding sequence ATGAGAATTGACAAATTTTTAAAGGTTTCAAGAATTATAAAAAGAAGAACTGTTGCCAACGAAGCATGTGATGCAGGCAGGGTTCTTGTAAACGACAGGGTTGTAAAGGCATCTTATGATGTAAAAGTTAACGACATTATACAGATTCAGTTTGGTCAGAGAACAGTTAAGGTTCAGGTTCTAAACCTTAATGAAACAGTTAAGAAAGAAAATGCCACAGAAATGTACAAAGATTTAAGCTGA
- a CDS encoding HU family DNA-binding protein produces the protein MNKTEFIAAIAEEAGLSKTDAAKAVKAFTDVVVEEMKKGEKIQLVGFGTFEVSKRPERQGINPATKEKITIAAANVPKFKAGAGLKNALN, from the coding sequence ATGAACAAGACAGAATTTATCGCAGCTATTGCTGAAGAAGCTGGACTTTCAAAGACAGATGCTGCAAAGGCTGTTAAGGCTTTTACAGATGTAGTAGTAGAAGAAATGAAGAAAGGTGAAAAGATTCAGTTAGTAGGATTCGGAACATTCGAAGTTTCAAAGAGACCTGAACGTCAGGGAATCAATCCTGCAACAAAGGAAAAAATCACTATCGCAGCAGCTAACGTACCTAAGTTCAAAGCTGGTGCAGGTTTAAAGAATGCACTTAATTAA
- a CDS encoding stage V sporulation T C-terminal domain-containing protein has translation MKATGIVRRIDDLGRVVVPKEIRRTLRIREGDPMEIFTNHDGEIILKKYSPIGEIEMFAKQYADVMAQVSGQRVLISDRDQIIAVAGGVKKDKIGMAVSSQLEELMSNRDVKNGDEQQKLFEIIKGEEPEQCGQIIYPIICEGDVIGSVIVLAKDENNKVSVTDQKLAGVAAAFLGRQMES, from the coding sequence ATGAAGGCAACAGGTATTGTGCGCAGAATAGATGACTTAGGTCGCGTGGTTGTACCTAAAGAGATTAGAAGAACTTTAAGAATCCGAGAAGGAGATCCAATGGAGATTTTTACTAATCACGATGGGGAAATTATACTTAAGAAATATTCACCTATTGGAGAGATTGAAATGTTTGCAAAACAATATGCAGATGTTATGGCACAGGTTTCAGGACAGAGAGTTCTCATAAGTGACAGAGATCAGATTATTGCTGTTGCAGGGGGAGTAAAAAAAGACAAAATAGGAATGGCTGTAAGTTCCCAGTTAGAAGAGTTAATGTCGAACAGAGACGTGAAAAACGGAGATGAACAACAGAAACTTTTTGAGATAATAAAGGGAGAAGAGCCTGAACAATGTGGTCAGATTATTTATCCAATCATATGTGAAGGTGATGTTATTGGAAGCGTTATTGTTTTGGCTAAAGATGAAAATAATAAGGTAAGCGTAACAGATCAAAAACTGGCAGGAGTAGCCGCAGCTTTCCTAGGAAGACAGATGGAGTCATAG
- a CDS encoding AAA family ATPase translates to MRPIKLIISAFGPYAECETIDFEKLGNKGLYLITGDTGAGKTTIFDAITYVLYGKSSGKTRSSSMLRSKYAKPDVPTFVKMEFEYRNKKYVIERNPEYERPKIHGEGTTTQGANATLIYPDKDTPVTGSSNVTVAINELIGLDYEQFTQIAMIAQNDFLKLLLADTDERRKIFSKIFNTYPYEKLQLKLGDEAKRLRRLVDDQNKSIGQYIDGIRCGDSFVARQQLEAIKNNKTENGIENTIDFIEELINNDQDLLKVINERIIKTEKALSDVDKKLVEVNRDNSAKKQKLNAEQFIESNKPNLEVLEKRVELCKEEEPVRKELEYKIKEQEQLMPRYDKLFDTEKEYVNELKLIKTKGSEFESLCKDIENLNKVLATNKENLQKLKDADAVLVKIENAKTGYDNVKKNLSNIINQCNDYEGKNHELELLQQRAIKANDSWETKSNECAAVEKTFLNQQAGILAGNLRDGEPCIVCGSTVHPNPFKLMDKQITEKMVEDAKNKVNELKAIATNYSNKAGMQKGIVDTLYESIVENFRNLKEIFKEVLEERAINTVSDIKAWSDEKLVKVEEAISKNNGYYEIAKNNVQVKEQIEKQISETEEQINNNNNKKDILNSDISNLKIKNRENAILLEQLREKLEFQSRKDAESNLNQLKINLSELENKATQALNSYDKCKKSIDDANATIKTIEEQLKDSKNYDLEQLISESNKLQEEKKAVNNQRNDVSIRIEINTGALENIKTNLNKLVTTEEKYKWVNALAQTANGNINGKSKIALETYVQISYFERIINRANLRFMKMTNGQYELKRSTESDDQRSKTGLELNVIDHYNGTERDVRTLSGGESFKASLSLALGLSDEIHCAAGGIKIDTLFVDEGFGTLDEDSLNSAIEALNTLTEGDRLVGIISHVQELKTRIDRKIIVSKNKVKGSKVAVEI, encoded by the coding sequence ATGAGACCAATTAAGTTAATAATATCGGCATTCGGACCTTATGCAGAATGCGAAACTATAGATTTTGAAAAATTAGGAAATAAAGGTCTTTATTTGATTACGGGAGATACCGGAGCAGGAAAGACTACTATTTTTGACGCAATTACATATGTTTTATATGGAAAGTCCAGTGGAAAGACCAGGTCTTCGTCTATGCTTAGAAGCAAGTATGCAAAGCCTGATGTTCCAACTTTTGTAAAGATGGAATTTGAGTATAGGAACAAAAAGTATGTTATTGAGCGTAATCCTGAATATGAGCGACCTAAGATTCATGGAGAGGGAACCACAACTCAGGGTGCTAATGCTACGTTAATTTATCCAGACAAAGATACTCCTGTTACCGGAAGTAGTAATGTTACTGTTGCCATTAATGAGTTAATAGGATTAGATTATGAACAGTTTACTCAGATAGCCATGATAGCACAGAATGATTTTCTTAAGTTGTTATTGGCAGATACTGATGAGAGAAGAAAGATTTTTAGCAAAATTTTTAATACATATCCATATGAGAAACTTCAGCTTAAGCTGGGAGATGAGGCAAAAAGACTTAGAAGATTGGTAGATGATCAGAATAAGAGTATAGGTCAGTATATAGATGGGATTAGATGTGGCGATAGTTTTGTAGCAAGGCAACAGCTTGAAGCTATAAAGAATAACAAGACAGAGAATGGTATTGAGAATACAATTGATTTCATTGAGGAACTTATTAACAATGATCAGGATTTGTTAAAAGTTATTAACGAAAGGATAATAAAAACCGAAAAAGCTCTTTCAGATGTTGATAAAAAGTTAGTTGAGGTTAATAGGGACAATTCTGCAAAAAAACAGAAGTTGAACGCGGAACAATTTATTGAGTCGAATAAGCCTAACTTGGAAGTACTGGAGAAGAGAGTAGAATTATGCAAAGAAGAAGAGCCTGTTCGTAAGGAATTAGAGTACAAAATTAAAGAACAGGAACAGCTTATGCCAAGGTATGACAAGCTTTTTGACACTGAAAAAGAGTATGTCAATGAACTTAAGTTAATTAAGACTAAAGGAAGTGAATTTGAGTCTTTATGTAAAGATATTGAGAATTTAAATAAGGTGTTGGCTACTAACAAAGAGAATCTTCAGAAGTTAAAAGATGCAGATGCCGTATTGGTAAAAATCGAAAATGCAAAAACAGGTTATGATAATGTAAAAAAGAACTTATCAAACATTATAAATCAGTGTAATGATTATGAAGGAAAGAATCATGAGCTAGAGCTACTTCAACAGAGAGCCATAAAAGCCAATGATAGTTGGGAAACTAAGAGCAATGAATGTGCAGCTGTAGAGAAGACATTCTTAAATCAGCAGGCAGGAATCCTTGCAGGTAACCTTAGAGATGGAGAACCGTGTATAGTTTGTGGCTCAACTGTTCACCCTAATCCGTTTAAGCTAATGGATAAGCAGATAACAGAAAAGATGGTTGAAGATGCAAAGAATAAGGTTAATGAACTTAAAGCTATTGCAACGAATTACAGTAACAAAGCAGGAATGCAGAAGGGTATTGTTGATACATTATACGAGAGTATAGTAGAGAATTTCAGAAATCTAAAAGAGATATTTAAAGAAGTTTTAGAAGAAAGAGCAATTAATACTGTTTCAGATATAAAAGCCTGGTCAGATGAAAAATTGGTTAAAGTAGAGGAGGCTATTTCTAAAAACAATGGATATTATGAAATTGCTAAAAATAATGTTCAGGTTAAGGAACAGATTGAAAAACAGATTTCGGAAACAGAAGAACAAATAAACAACAACAATAATAAAAAAGATATTTTAAATAGTGATATTTCTAATTTGAAAATTAAAAATCGCGAAAATGCAATATTATTGGAACAGCTTAGGGAAAAACTTGAATTTCAAAGTAGGAAAGATGCGGAAAGCAATTTAAATCAGCTAAAGATTAACTTATCTGAATTAGAGAATAAAGCTACACAAGCTTTGAATAGTTATGATAAATGTAAGAAGTCTATTGATGATGCTAATGCAACAATAAAGACTATTGAAGAGCAGTTAAAGGATTCAAAAAACTATGATTTGGAACAGCTTATTTCTGAAAGCAACAAGTTGCAGGAAGAAAAGAAAGCTGTAAACAATCAGAGAAATGATGTATCCATAAGAATAGAAATTAACACAGGAGCACTTGAAAATATTAAGACAAACTTGAATAAATTAGTTACTACTGAAGAAAAATATAAGTGGGTTAATGCCCTAGCTCAAACAGCCAATGGTAATATAAACGGAAAGAGCAAAATAGCATTAGAAACTTATGTTCAGATTAGTTATTTTGAAAGAATAATTAACAGAGCTAATTTAAGATTTATGAAAATGACTAACGGCCAGTATGAACTAAAAAGAAGCACCGAATCTGATGATCAAAGAAGTAAGACAGGTTTAGAGCTTAATGTTATAGATCACTATAATGGTACAGAACGTGATGTTAGAACATTATCAGGTGGTGAATCTTTTAAAGCGTCATTGTCTTTAGCATTAGGATTATCCGATGAAATTCATTGCGCAGCAGGTGGAATAAAAATAGACACACTTTTTGTTGATGAAGGCTTTGGAACATTAGATGAAGATTCACTAAACAGTGCAATCGAAGCCCTTAATACTTTAACAGAAGGAGACAGATTAGTAGGAATTATCTCTCATGTTCAAGAATTAAAAACAAGAATCGATAGAAAAATAATCGTTTCCAAAAACAAGGTTAAAGGCAGCAAAGTTGCAGTGGAGATTTAG
- a CDS encoding exonuclease SbcCD subunit D: MRFLHLADLHIGKRVNEFSMIEDQRYILNQILDIVKEQEVQCVLIAGDIYDKAVPSAEAVLLLDQFISRLAEMNVKVVAISGNHDSPERIGFGAEIMSTSGVYMSHPFNGNVEKVTLEDECGPINIYMLPFIKPAVVRPFFQEEDVSSYDRAMEIVINSISINKDERNVLLAHQFVKGGSICESEEVSIGGVDQVSADYFENFDYVGLGHLHGPQTIGRETVRYAGTPLKYSFSEVNHKKSALIFDLKEKGNIEITKIPFKPIRDMKEIKGTYDQISARDFYKDMNTQDYYHITLTDEEDVPEAIGKLRTIYPNIMRLDYDNTRTRTNNAVTEIENIELKSPLELFKEFYVIRNNQDMSPEQEKLAMDLIEKIWEDA, translated from the coding sequence TTGAGATTTTTACATTTAGCAGACCTTCATATAGGAAAGAGAGTTAATGAGTTTTCTATGATTGAAGATCAAAGGTATATATTGAATCAGATACTTGATATTGTTAAGGAACAGGAAGTTCAATGTGTTCTTATAGCAGGAGATATTTATGATAAGGCAGTTCCGTCAGCGGAAGCGGTGTTACTGTTAGATCAGTTTATTAGCAGGCTTGCAGAGATGAATGTTAAAGTTGTGGCAATTAGCGGAAACCATGACAGTCCTGAGAGAATAGGCTTTGGTGCTGAGATTATGAGTACCAGTGGAGTGTATATGAGTCATCCTTTTAATGGTAATGTTGAAAAGGTTACTTTGGAGGATGAATGTGGACCAATTAATATTTATATGCTTCCTTTTATTAAGCCGGCCGTAGTACGCCCTTTTTTCCAGGAAGAGGATGTTTCAAGCTATGATAGGGCTATGGAGATTGTTATTAATAGTATTTCAATTAATAAGGATGAGAGGAATGTTCTTTTGGCACATCAGTTTGTTAAAGGTGGAAGTATTTGTGAGTCAGAAGAAGTGTCAATAGGAGGCGTTGATCAGGTGTCAGCGGATTATTTTGAGAACTTTGATTATGTTGGATTAGGACATTTGCACGGTCCACAGACGATTGGCAGGGAAACTGTACGATATGCAGGAACCCCTCTTAAGTATTCTTTTTCTGAGGTTAATCATAAGAAATCAGCACTTATTTTTGATCTTAAGGAGAAGGGCAACATTGAAATAACTAAGATTCCTTTTAAACCTATTAGAGATATGAAGGAGATTAAGGGAACTTACGACCAGATTTCGGCAAGAGATTTCTATAAGGATATGAATACTCAGGATTATTATCATATAACATTAACTGATGAAGAAGATGTCCCGGAGGCAATAGGCAAGCTTAGAACTATTTATCCTAATATTATGCGACTTGATTATGATAATACAAGAACCAGAACTAATAATGCTGTAACAGAGATAGAGAATATTGAGTTAAAATCACCACTAGAGTTGTTTAAGGAGTTTTATGTAATCAGAAACAATCAGGACATGTCACCGGAACAGGAGAAGTTGGCAATGGACCTTATTGAGAAGATATGGGAGGATGCATAA
- a CDS encoding amidohydrolase, producing MNIRFFNGTILTLENGTELSSGEVWVFDHLIGYVGKPQDNNIKWDREINLNGNLIMPGFKDAHTHSAMTFLRSFADDLPLDRWLNEKVFPMEAKLNDDLIYAFSKIAIMEYLTSGITSNFDMYISPNPVIQASIDCGFRTVMTGGLNNFTQTVEEIDECYKKYNGYNPLISYELGFHAEYTCSRELLEGMASIAKKHQAPVFCHNSETKKEVKECLDRYGTTPTVFLDRLGMFNYGGGGYHCVHMTKDDISVFEKHGLSVVTNPGSNAKLASGVAPISKFMKKGINIAIGTDGPASNNCLDMFKEMFLTTSLAKLKEKDASAVDANEVLKMATLGGARAMGLRNCDTLSRGKLADLIVIDLNQPNMQPINNITKNLVYSGSKQNVVLTMVNGNILYEKGEFNIGEEPEKIYETANKMLAKIK from the coding sequence ATGAATATTAGATTTTTTAACGGAACAATTTTAACACTTGAAAATGGAACTGAACTTTCAAGTGGTGAGGTTTGGGTTTTTGACCATTTAATCGGATACGTTGGAAAGCCTCAGGACAATAATATTAAATGGGACAGGGAAATTAACCTTAACGGGAATCTAATTATGCCCGGTTTTAAAGATGCCCACACACATTCAGCAATGACTTTTTTACGTTCTTTTGCTGATGATCTGCCACTTGACAGATGGCTTAACGAGAAGGTTTTTCCAATGGAAGCCAAGCTAAATGACGATCTTATATATGCTTTTTCAAAAATCGCCATAATGGAATACCTTACTTCAGGAATCACCTCAAACTTTGATATGTACATTAGCCCTAATCCGGTTATTCAGGCATCTATTGATTGTGGATTTAGAACTGTAATGACAGGTGGGCTAAATAATTTTACCCAGACAGTTGAAGAAATTGATGAATGCTACAAGAAATACAATGGTTACAATCCACTTATAAGCTACGAACTTGGCTTTCACGCTGAATACACGTGCTCCCGGGAACTTTTAGAAGGTATGGCAAGCATTGCCAAGAAACATCAGGCACCTGTTTTTTGTCATAATTCAGAAACAAAAAAAGAAGTCAAAGAATGTTTGGACCGTTATGGAACAACTCCGACAGTTTTTCTTGACAGACTTGGAATGTTTAACTACGGTGGTGGTGGCTATCACTGCGTCCATATGACTAAGGATGATATTTCTGTTTTTGAAAAACACGGTTTGTCCGTTGTAACTAATCCCGGCTCTAATGCCAAGTTAGCAAGCGGCGTGGCTCCTATTTCAAAATTTATGAAAAAAGGAATTAACATTGCAATTGGCACCGACGGACCTGCCAGCAATAATTGCCTTGATATGTTTAAGGAAATGTTCCTTACAACTTCCCTTGCCAAGCTTAAAGAAAAAGACGCATCAGCAGTTGATGCCAATGAAGTGCTTAAAATGGCTACACTTGGCGGTGCCAGAGCTATGGGACTTAGAAATTGTGACACTTTATCCCGTGGAAAACTTGCCGATTTAATAGTCATTGACTTAAACCAGCCTAATATGCAGCCAATTAACAATATTACAAAAAACCTTGTTTACAGCGGTTCAAAGCAAAACGTTGTTCTCACAATGGTTAATGGAAATATTCTATACGAAAAAGGTGAATTTAATATAGGTGAAGAACCTGAGAAAATATATGAAACTGCAAATAAAATGTTAGCGAAAATAAAATAA